From a region of the Posidoniimonas corsicana genome:
- a CDS encoding FG-GAP repeat domain-containing protein, with amino-acid sequence MRISLLILALALPAAATDLTRLPYNNPGLVVDLKVGLWAWPLPMDWDSDGDLDLVVSCPDVPHNGVYVFENPGGDSPVFLPARRVGDGRSNISVSHVDGEPRVLTPGREWVNFRGRGFTDTVPHPPSKLKVGSGRTRADQRKLVDYNGDGLLDLVIGVGYWGDYGWDNAYDQHGEWTNGPLHGYVFVALNRGTNQSPVYDEAVKLQAGDADVDVYGMPSPSLADFDSDGDLDLLCGEFIDGFTYFQNTGGSEEPVYAAGRPLTHNGAPIKMELCMIVPTAIDWDTDGDVDLVVGQEDGRVALLENSGAVIDGVPQFLPPVFFQQQADHVNYGALATPVAIDWDNDGDQDLLAGNSAGFIGFIENLGQPAGVDTPRWAAPVHLQAGGEPFRIQAGRNGSIQGPCESKWGYTTLGVADLNADGLPDIVLNSIWGKVLWLRNIGAPGHPELAAARPVKVVGGDPPPKPAWNWWDPAEGDLVTQWRTTPVAVDWDRDNTMDLVMLDHEGFLALFRGVPDQAGFCVAPPERLFGHAESGEPLRLTDGVAGKSGRRKLSLVDWDGDSDLDLLVNGRSAELLENAASGGPTLLRKPTRLSGHRLAGHTTSPTTVDWNSDGVPELLIGAEDGCFYYQPRRD; translated from the coding sequence ATGCGAATCTCCCTGCTCATCCTTGCGCTGGCCCTACCCGCCGCGGCCACCGACCTGACGCGGCTGCCCTACAACAACCCGGGCTTGGTGGTCGATCTCAAGGTAGGCCTGTGGGCGTGGCCGCTGCCGATGGACTGGGACTCTGACGGCGACCTCGATTTAGTGGTCTCCTGCCCGGACGTGCCGCACAACGGCGTGTACGTTTTTGAGAACCCGGGCGGCGATTCTCCCGTGTTCCTGCCCGCCCGGCGGGTCGGCGACGGGCGGTCGAACATCAGCGTGAGCCACGTCGACGGCGAGCCTCGTGTTCTCACTCCGGGGCGTGAGTGGGTCAACTTCCGCGGGCGAGGCTTCACCGACACGGTCCCCCATCCGCCGAGCAAACTTAAGGTTGGCTCGGGCCGCACCCGCGCCGATCAGCGTAAGCTGGTGGACTACAACGGCGACGGGCTCTTGGATCTGGTGATCGGCGTCGGCTATTGGGGCGACTACGGCTGGGACAACGCCTACGACCAGCACGGCGAGTGGACCAACGGGCCGCTGCACGGCTACGTCTTCGTCGCGTTGAACCGCGGCACGAACCAGTCCCCCGTCTACGACGAAGCCGTGAAGCTGCAAGCCGGCGACGCGGACGTCGACGTCTACGGCATGCCAAGTCCGAGCCTGGCCGACTTCGACTCCGACGGCGACCTCGACTTGTTGTGCGGCGAGTTTATCGACGGCTTCACCTACTTCCAGAACACCGGCGGCAGCGAAGAACCGGTGTACGCAGCCGGGCGGCCGCTGACTCACAACGGTGCTCCCATCAAGATGGAGCTGTGCATGATCGTCCCGACCGCGATCGACTGGGACACTGATGGCGACGTCGACCTCGTCGTTGGTCAGGAAGATGGCCGCGTCGCATTGCTCGAGAACTCCGGCGCCGTGATCGACGGCGTTCCTCAGTTCCTGCCGCCTGTGTTCTTCCAGCAGCAGGCCGACCACGTCAATTACGGCGCGCTGGCGACGCCGGTCGCCATCGACTGGGACAACGACGGCGACCAGGACCTGCTGGCGGGCAACTCGGCGGGCTTCATCGGCTTCATCGAAAACCTGGGCCAACCCGCAGGCGTCGACACTCCCCGCTGGGCGGCCCCGGTCCACCTGCAGGCCGGCGGCGAGCCATTCCGCATCCAGGCCGGTCGGAACGGCTCGATCCAAGGCCCGTGCGAATCGAAGTGGGGTTACACCACCCTCGGCGTCGCGGATCTGAACGCCGACGGACTGCCCGACATCGTGCTCAATTCCATCTGGGGCAAGGTCCTCTGGCTGCGAAACATCGGCGCGCCCGGCCATCCAGAATTGGCCGCCGCCCGCCCCGTAAAGGTCGTAGGGGGTGATCCGCCGCCTAAGCCGGCGTGGAACTGGTGGGACCCGGCCGAGGGCGATCTTGTCACCCAATGGCGGACTACGCCGGTGGCGGTCGACTGGGACCGCGACAACACGATGGACCTAGTAATGCTGGACCACGAAGGCTTCCTCGCGTTGTTCCGTGGCGTGCCGGACCAGGCCGGGTTCTGCGTCGCGCCGCCGGAGCGGCTCTTCGGTCACGCCGAAAGCGGTGAGCCGCTGCGCCTGACCGACGGGGTCGCAGGAAAAAGCGGGCGCCGCAAACTGTCGCTAGTTGATTGGGACGGCGACTCCGACCTCGACTTGCTGGTGAACGGACGCAGCGCCGAGTTGCTCGAGAACGCTGCTTCGGGCGGCCCAACCCTGTTGCGCAAGCCTACCAGGCTCAGCGGCCACCGGCTGGCCGGCCACACGACCAGCCCCACCACAGTCGACTGGAACAGCGACGGCGTTCCCGAGTTGCTGATCGGCGCCGAAGACGGCTGCTTCTACTACCAGCCGCGGCGGGACTAG
- a CDS encoding RtcB family protein: MKPTPVEDYAGWLVDPLTPEAARSINRLQRADGVCAVAVMPDVHLSTGVCVGVAAAACGVVLPQAVGGDIGCGMAAVAFDAPATALDERSAARVLAACYEAVPAARRRGPAEPLPEPLRAAPLSDPALQKLARRDGAVQLGTLGRGNHFLELQADQEDRLWAMVHSGSRAMGQAVFRRHTEHAPVVGEGLLGLAPDDAAGRAYLNDAQWCARYAQENRLAMLRALEGVLRRVLGARADWGSLIHSDHNHVRLEAHDGQEVWMHRKGAQSAGGGEPGVVPGSMGTASFHTEGRGCAAALNSCSHGAGRRLSRTDARRAISRRAFEQQIDRVWIDRRRADRLLDEAPAAYKDIRQVMRAQRELCRVVRELRPVLNYKAG, encoded by the coding sequence CGACGGCGTCTGCGCGGTGGCCGTGATGCCCGACGTGCACCTGTCGACCGGCGTGTGCGTCGGCGTCGCGGCGGCGGCTTGTGGCGTGGTGCTGCCCCAGGCGGTCGGCGGCGACATCGGCTGCGGCATGGCGGCCGTGGCGTTCGACGCGCCCGCGACGGCGCTCGACGAGCGCTCCGCCGCGCGGGTGCTGGCCGCCTGCTACGAGGCGGTCCCCGCCGCCCGGCGCCGTGGCCCGGCCGAACCGCTGCCCGAGCCGCTGCGGGCGGCGCCGCTCAGCGACCCCGCGCTCCAGAAGCTCGCCCGCCGCGACGGCGCCGTGCAGCTCGGCACGCTGGGCCGCGGCAACCACTTCCTGGAGCTGCAGGCCGACCAGGAGGACCGGCTGTGGGCGATGGTGCATAGCGGATCGCGGGCGATGGGTCAGGCGGTGTTCCGCCGGCACACGGAGCACGCTCCAGTAGTGGGCGAAGGGCTGTTGGGCCTGGCCCCGGACGATGCCGCGGGCCGCGCCTACCTCAACGATGCGCAGTGGTGCGCCCGCTACGCGCAAGAGAACCGCCTGGCGATGCTCCGCGCACTCGAGGGCGTGCTGCGGCGGGTGCTCGGCGCGCGGGCGGACTGGGGCAGCCTGATCCACTCCGACCACAACCACGTCCGCCTGGAGGCGCACGACGGCCAAGAAGTGTGGATGCACCGCAAGGGCGCCCAGTCGGCGGGCGGGGGCGAGCCGGGCGTCGTCCCGGGGTCGATGGGGACCGCCAGCTTCCACACGGAGGGACGCGGCTGCGCGGCGGCGCTCAACTCCTGCTCGCACGGCGCCGGGCGGCGGCTCTCCCGCACCGACGCCCGCCGCGCAATCAGCCGCCGGGCGTTTGAGCAGCAGATCGACCGAGTGTGGATCGACCGCCGCCGCGCCGACCGGCTGCTGGACGAGGCGCCCGCCGCCTACAAGGACATCCGCCAAGTGATGCGGGCCCAGCGGGAGCTGTGCCGCGTGGTGCGCGAGCTGCGGCCGGTGCTGAACTACAAGGCGGGGTAG